A genomic region of Desulfosarcina ovata subsp. ovata contains the following coding sequences:
- the tmk gene encoding dTMP kinase, with translation MIDLAHKDFMFITIEGIEGSGKTTQIDAIAGWLAGCGHEVLTTREPGGTAIGGQIRSVLLHPDNTGMAPVAELLLYVADRAQHLETVVRPALAAGKVVVCDRFFDATLVYQGYARGLDRALIRQLHRLACGNLQPALTLLLDLDPEAGLTRAWQRIHSDDAHARESRFEKETLAFHQRVRSGYLDLARREPERFTVIDAVQDPPSVTRQIEAALAAHFSR, from the coding sequence ATGATTGATCTTGCCCACAAGGATTTTATGTTCATCACCATCGAAGGCATCGAAGGCAGCGGCAAAACCACCCAGATCGACGCCATTGCCGGCTGGCTCGCCGGGTGCGGCCATGAGGTGCTGACCACCCGGGAGCCCGGCGGCACCGCCATTGGCGGCCAGATCCGCTCGGTGCTGCTCCATCCGGACAATACGGGTATGGCCCCGGTCGCCGAGCTGCTGCTCTACGTGGCCGACCGGGCCCAGCACCTGGAAACCGTAGTCCGGCCGGCCCTGGCAGCCGGCAAGGTGGTGGTGTGCGATCGTTTTTTTGATGCCACCCTGGTCTACCAGGGCTATGCCCGGGGGCTGGATCGGGCGCTGATCCGCCAGTTGCACCGGCTGGCCTGCGGTAACCTCCAGCCTGCGCTGACCCTTCTGCTGGACTTGGATCCAGAAGCCGGATTGACCCGCGCCTGGCAACGGATCCACAGCGACGATGCCCATGCCCGCGAATCGCGCTTTGAAAAAGAGACCCTGGCCTTCCACCAGCGGGTTCGGTCCGGATATCTCGATCTGGCCCGGCGCGAGCCGGAGCGGTTCACCGTTATCGATGCCGTCCAGGACCCGCCGTCGGTAACCCGGCAGATCGAAGCCGCACTGGCGGCACATTTTTCACGATGA
- the cysS gene encoding cysteine--tRNA ligase: MTTHSVLDHIGNTPMVEIRHLNPNPKVRILAKLEYLNPGGSIKDRPALSMIEAGERSGELKPGKTVIEATSGNTGIGLAMVCSVKGYRLLLAMSEAASVERQKILRARGAEILLTPGHLGTDGAIEEVYRLARENPDTYFMTDQYNNPANWQAHYHGTAVEIWEQTGGALTHLVATMGTSGTLMGLSRRLKEFNDTIRIIGVEPYLGHRLQGLKNMKEAYQPEIFDKHQLDEKVNVEDEPAFEMTRRLAREEGLMVGMSSGAAMLVATQVAGTLESGTVVVIFPDGGERYLSTPLFDVQEKIDLVLFNTMTRKKERFLPINPGKVAMYACGPTAHDRMHVGEARRFVFNDLLARYLAYRGYAVKQVMNITDLDDKTIEGSEAAGMSLEDFTGMHIEAFHRDLATLGVRPANHYPKASEHVDDMVHLAERLVKKGYAYEKLRSIYFDISRFKDYGRLSGVDINKIRIGATVDLEEYEKDNPRDFTLLKRTRLSELKRGIYTKTDWGNMRPSWHLQCAAMSMHYLGDNYDIHCAGRELVFPHHENEIAIAGALTGKSLARYWIHCDRVLVDGKKVAETGDRLTVQSLLDMGFSGREIRYWLISVNYRKPVIFSVARLDRARKTLARLDACIRALKGVRGGTPYAELDQLCYDIKNGFTTAMDDDLNISAALAVLFTVVKRINTLILDGDIDAAGAQKVLEALARINTVIHIFDFEDEIRDPAVQQLIDQRDRARQEKDWALADRLRDQLLAMGVVLRDEKTGA, encoded by the coding sequence ATGACCACCCACAGCGTTCTTGATCATATCGGCAATACCCCCATGGTGGAGATCCGCCACCTGAATCCCAACCCCAAGGTGCGTATCCTGGCCAAGCTGGAGTACCTCAACCCCGGCGGTTCCATCAAGGACCGGCCGGCCCTGTCGATGATCGAGGCCGGCGAGCGGTCCGGCGAGCTCAAACCGGGCAAGACGGTCATCGAAGCAACCAGCGGCAACACCGGCATCGGCCTGGCCATGGTCTGCTCCGTCAAGGGATACCGGCTGCTGCTGGCCATGAGTGAGGCGGCCAGTGTGGAACGTCAGAAGATTCTGCGCGCCCGCGGGGCCGAAATCCTGCTCACACCCGGCCACCTGGGGACCGACGGTGCCATCGAGGAGGTCTACCGGCTGGCCCGGGAAAATCCCGACACCTATTTCATGACCGATCAGTACAACAACCCGGCCAACTGGCAGGCCCACTACCACGGCACGGCCGTGGAAATCTGGGAGCAGACCGGCGGGGCACTGACCCATCTGGTGGCCACCATGGGCACGTCGGGAACGCTCATGGGGCTCTCCCGGCGGCTAAAAGAATTCAACGACACCATCCGCATCATCGGTGTAGAACCGTACCTGGGGCACCGCCTGCAGGGTCTGAAAAACATGAAGGAGGCCTACCAGCCGGAAATTTTCGACAAACACCAGCTGGACGAAAAGGTCAACGTGGAGGATGAGCCGGCCTTTGAGATGACCCGGCGCCTGGCCCGCGAGGAGGGCCTCATGGTGGGCATGAGCAGCGGCGCCGCCATGCTGGTGGCCACCCAAGTTGCCGGCACACTGGAAAGCGGAACCGTGGTGGTCATTTTTCCGGACGGTGGCGAGCGGTACCTTTCCACCCCCCTGTTTGACGTGCAGGAGAAGATCGACCTGGTTCTCTTCAACACCATGACCCGCAAGAAAGAACGTTTCCTGCCGATCAACCCGGGCAAGGTGGCCATGTACGCCTGCGGCCCCACGGCCCATGATCGCATGCATGTGGGCGAGGCGCGCCGTTTCGTATTCAACGACCTTCTGGCCCGCTACCTGGCTTACCGGGGCTATGCGGTCAAACAGGTCATGAATATCACCGACCTGGACGACAAGACCATCGAGGGCTCCGAGGCCGCCGGCATGTCCCTGGAGGATTTCACCGGCATGCACATCGAGGCCTTTCACCGGGATCTGGCCACCTTGGGGGTCCGGCCGGCCAATCACTATCCGAAGGCCAGCGAACATGTGGACGACATGGTCCATCTGGCCGAACGGCTGGTTAAGAAAGGCTATGCCTACGAGAAGCTGCGCTCGATCTACTTCGATATCTCCCGTTTCAAGGATTACGGCCGGCTGTCGGGGGTTGATATCAACAAGATCCGCATCGGTGCCACCGTGGATCTGGAGGAATACGAAAAAGACAACCCGCGCGATTTCACCCTGCTCAAGCGCACGCGCCTGTCCGAACTCAAGCGGGGGATCTACACCAAAACCGACTGGGGCAACATGCGCCCCTCCTGGCACCTGCAGTGTGCGGCCATGTCCATGCATTATCTCGGGGATAACTACGACATCCACTGTGCCGGCCGGGAACTGGTCTTTCCGCACCATGAAAACGAGATCGCCATTGCCGGGGCCCTGACCGGCAAAAGCCTGGCCCGCTACTGGATTCACTGCGACCGCGTGCTGGTGGACGGAAAAAAAGTGGCGGAGACAGGGGATCGCCTGACCGTCCAGAGCCTGCTGGACATGGGCTTCAGCGGCCGCGAGATCCGCTACTGGCTGATTTCGGTGAACTATCGCAAGCCGGTGATCTTTTCGGTGGCGCGCCTCGATCGGGCACGCAAGACCCTGGCCCGCCTGGACGCCTGCATCCGTGCGCTCAAGGGAGTTCGCGGCGGCACTCCGTATGCCGAGCTGGACCAGCTGTGCTACGACATCAAAAACGGCTTCACCACCGCCATGGATGACGACCTGAACATCTCCGCAGCCCTGGCCGTGCTGTTCACCGTGGTCAAACGCATCAACACCTTGATCCTGGATGGCGATATCGATGCCGCCGGCGCGCAAAAAGTACTGGAGGCATTGGCACGCATCAACACGGTGATCCATATTTTCGATTTCGAAGACGAGATCCGAGATCCGGCGGTGCAGCAGCTGATCGACCAGCGCGATCGGGCCCGGCAGGAAAAAGACTGGGCCCTGGCCGACCGCCTGAGGGATCAGTTGCTGGCCATGGGCGTGGTCCTGCGCGATGAAAAAACTGGAGCCTGA
- a CDS encoding ferredoxin, whose product MAFTPSVDESKCVGCEECVDVCPVEVFEMQDEKSVPVNAEECLGCESCVEVCEEGAISVEET is encoded by the coding sequence ATGGCTTTTACCCCGAGCGTTGACGAGTCAAAATGCGTAGGCTGCGAAGAGTGCGTTGATGTTTGTCCCGTGGAAGTATTCGAGATGCAGGATGAAAAATCCGTTCCGGTAAACGCGGAAGAGTGCCTCGGCTGCGAAAGCTGCGTGGAAGTGTGCGAAGAGGGCGCCATCAGCGTCGAAGAGACCTAA
- a CDS encoding methylated-DNA--[protein]-cysteine S-methyltransferase encodes MQRYQIVETTFGYAAVAFDARPFRLLAVHLPRTDLNSLCQAMDEQYGRIDNADADARAIGASLVRYFDGGRIEIPWSVMDLSGFTPSQQAVYRAVTTIPYGQTLSYGQVAKMANRPRAARFVGNTMANNRYPVLIPCHRVIKSDGSIGGFGGRACDTDLKRRMLALEAA; translated from the coding sequence ATGCAACGCTATCAGATTGTCGAAACAACCTTCGGCTATGCAGCGGTGGCCTTTGATGCCCGGCCCTTCAGGCTGCTGGCGGTCCACCTGCCGCGGACCGATCTGAATTCTCTCTGTCAGGCAATGGACGAGCAGTATGGGCGGATCGACAATGCCGATGCCGATGCCCGGGCCATCGGGGCCAGCCTGGTGCGCTATTTTGACGGTGGACGCATCGAGATCCCCTGGTCGGTAATGGACCTGTCCGGTTTTACCCCTTCCCAACAGGCCGTTTACCGTGCCGTGACCACCATCCCATACGGTCAGACCTTATCCTACGGTCAGGTGGCCAAAATGGCCAACCGGCCCCGGGCGGCCCGGTTCGTAGGCAATACCATGGCGAACAACCGCTATCCTGTATTAATTCCCTGCCACCGGGTAATCAAGAGCGATGGATCGATCGGCGGTTTTGGCGGCAGGGCCTGCGATACCGATCTCAAACGGCGCATGTTGGCCCTGGAAGCCGCCTGA
- the tsaD gene encoding tRNA (adenosine(37)-N6)-threonylcarbamoyltransferase complex transferase subunit TsaD gives MIVLGIESSCDETAAAVVRNGCEVLASVVASQVAVHHPYGGVVPELASRKHIEAIVPVVDQAIAESGIPAKKIDGVAVTQGPGLIGSLLVGFSFAKGFAFGHGIPWVGVDHLEGHINSVFLEADPPAFPFVALLVSGGHTSIYHVTSHRDFHPMGQTRDDAAGEAYDKVAKMLGLGYPGGVVIDRLAAQGDPTKVVFTRPYLDKAEFDFSFSGIKSAVMRHLQLHPDPSPGDQADIAAGFQAAVVDVLTFKIIHAAKAKGCAHLAVVGGVAANRGLREAVTRDAAADGIRVHIPSIELCGDNAAMVAAVGYHRLATGERAGLDDDVYSRVKFRPRG, from the coding sequence ATGATCGTTTTGGGTATTGAATCCTCCTGCGACGAGACGGCAGCGGCCGTGGTTCGCAACGGATGCGAAGTGCTGGCCTCGGTGGTGGCTTCACAGGTCGCCGTTCACCATCCGTACGGCGGTGTGGTGCCGGAATTGGCCTCGCGCAAGCATATCGAAGCCATCGTCCCGGTGGTCGATCAGGCCATCGCCGAATCGGGCATCCCGGCCAAGAAGATCGATGGTGTGGCCGTCACCCAGGGGCCCGGCCTGATCGGCTCCCTTCTGGTGGGATTCTCCTTTGCCAAAGGGTTCGCCTTCGGCCATGGAATTCCCTGGGTTGGTGTGGACCATCTGGAAGGGCATATCAATTCCGTGTTTCTGGAGGCCGACCCGCCGGCCTTTCCCTTTGTGGCCCTTTTGGTCTCCGGTGGCCACACCAGCATCTACCATGTCACCTCCCACCGCGACTTCCACCCCATGGGCCAGACCCGCGACGACGCTGCCGGCGAAGCCTATGACAAGGTAGCCAAGATGCTGGGCCTGGGGTATCCCGGCGGTGTGGTCATCGACCGGTTGGCCGCCCAGGGTGACCCGACGAAGGTCGTGTTTACGCGTCCCTACCTGGACAAGGCCGAGTTCGATTTCTCTTTCAGTGGGATCAAGTCGGCGGTCATGCGCCACCTGCAGCTCCACCCGGATCCCTCACCCGGCGACCAGGCCGATATCGCCGCCGGTTTTCAGGCCGCTGTGGTGGATGTACTGACCTTTAAAATCATTCATGCGGCAAAGGCCAAGGGGTGTGCGCACCTGGCCGTGGTGGGCGGGGTTGCCGCCAACCGGGGGCTACGCGAGGCCGTTACCCGTGATGCGGCCGCAGACGGGATCCGGGTGCACATCCCGTCCATTGAGCTTTGTGGAGACAATGCCGCCATGGTGGCTGCGGTAGGCTACCATCGTCTGGCTACCGGTGAACGCGCCGGCTTGGATGATGATGTGTATTCTCGGGTGAAGTTCCGGCCCCGGGGATAA
- the purM gene encoding phosphoribosylformylglycinamidine cyclo-ligase gives MKKKLTYADAGVDIDKADNLVESIKQIAKQTRRTGVMGEIGGFGGLFSLNTNTMESPVLVSSTDGVGTKLKIAFLMDCHDTVGIDLVAMCVNDIAVQGARPLFFLDYLATGKLKSETVTDIIKGVGEGCIQADCALIGGETAEMPGFYRDNEYDLAGFAVGLVDNPKIVDGSEIRPGHQIIGIASSGLHSNGFSLVRKICFDVLGLTVDSHVPELGKTLGEELIIPTRIYSETIQHLVRDLPIQGLAHITGGGIMDNIIRVIPQACGITINKGSWEIPPIFGFLQAAGNVDEKEMMRTFNNGIGLVAVVPEENAQDVLNRLGGSGEKAWVIGEVTKTRKNARSRVQLV, from the coding sequence ATGAAGAAAAAGCTGACCTACGCCGATGCCGGCGTCGACATCGACAAGGCGGACAACCTCGTTGAGAGCATCAAGCAGATCGCCAAACAGACCCGCCGGACCGGTGTGATGGGTGAGATTGGCGGATTCGGGGGGTTGTTTTCCCTGAACACCAACACCATGGAAAGCCCGGTGCTGGTCAGCTCTACCGACGGGGTGGGCACCAAATTGAAAATTGCCTTTCTCATGGATTGCCACGATACGGTGGGCATCGACCTGGTGGCCATGTGTGTCAACGATATTGCCGTACAGGGCGCACGGCCCCTTTTTTTCCTCGACTACCTGGCCACGGGAAAACTGAAAAGCGAAACGGTCACCGATATCATCAAAGGAGTCGGTGAGGGGTGCATCCAGGCCGATTGTGCCCTGATCGGCGGAGAAACCGCCGAAATGCCGGGGTTCTATCGCGACAACGAATACGATCTGGCCGGTTTTGCCGTAGGGCTGGTGGACAATCCCAAAATCGTGGACGGCTCCGAAATTCGTCCCGGCCACCAGATCATCGGTATCGCCTCCAGCGGCCTGCACAGCAACGGGTTCTCCCTGGTTCGCAAAATCTGCTTTGATGTACTGGGCCTGACGGTGGACAGCCATGTTCCCGAATTGGGCAAAACCCTTGGCGAAGAGTTGATCATTCCCACCCGCATCTACTCGGAAACCATTCAGCACCTGGTCCGTGACCTGCCCATCCAGGGGTTGGCGCACATTACCGGCGGCGGCATTATGGACAACATTATCCGGGTTATCCCCCAGGCCTGCGGCATCACCATCAACAAGGGGTCCTGGGAAATCCCGCCGATCTTCGGATTCCTGCAGGCCGCCGGCAACGTGGATGAGAAGGAAATGATGCGCACCTTCAACAATGGCATCGGTCTGGTGGCAGTGGTTCCCGAGGAGAACGCCCAGGATGTTCTCAACCGGCTTGGCGGCAGCGGAGAAAAAGCCTGGGTAATCGGCGAGGTGACCAAAACCCGTAAAAATGCCCGATCCCGCGTTCAGTTGGTCTGA
- a CDS encoding double-cubane-cluster-containing anaerobic reductase, which translates to MNKPGNGQGARTILNRLQQITEENLLDIERLKSDGRSAIGFYCLYSPTEIAVAADAIPLPLCGTRNDPIPEAEAVLPRNLCPLIKSSFGFAITDTCPFFRFSDIIVGDTTCDGKKKMFELLGAHKTTHVLQLPQRQDSAMAFSLWRSELERFRAIVEAQTGIPITDARLGGAIDLMNRERRARKAVMDLNQRMPAPLSGSLLLEILFKVGFLADKEKGIALMNAVVAESGSGAFRPKGKSSRRRRRILITGVPIGLGSEKVVKIVEQGGADVVAFENCSGYKQAFEVDEKKAPMDALAEQYLATPCSVMSPNAGRFTLLAQMITDFAVDGVIDLTWQACHTYNVEAYCINTFIQDKFGFSSLHLETDYAESDTEQLRVRIEAYLEML; encoded by the coding sequence ATGAACAAACCCGGTAATGGCCAGGGTGCCCGGACGATCCTGAACCGACTGCAACAGATTACCGAAGAGAACCTTCTGGACATCGAACGGCTGAAATCCGACGGCCGTTCGGCGATCGGTTTCTACTGTCTCTACTCCCCCACGGAGATTGCCGTGGCGGCCGACGCCATCCCCCTGCCGCTGTGCGGCACCCGCAACGATCCCATCCCGGAGGCCGAAGCGGTCCTGCCGCGCAACCTCTGCCCCCTGATCAAAAGCAGTTTCGGTTTTGCCATCACCGATACCTGTCCGTTCTTCCGCTTTTCGGACATTATCGTTGGTGACACCACCTGCGACGGCAAGAAGAAGATGTTCGAGCTGCTTGGCGCGCACAAGACCACCCATGTGCTGCAACTGCCCCAAAGACAGGATTCGGCCATGGCCTTTTCCCTGTGGCGTAGCGAACTGGAACGGTTCAGGGCCATCGTCGAGGCGCAGACCGGGATCCCCATCACCGACGCGCGACTCGGCGGCGCCATTGACCTGATGAACCGGGAACGGCGAGCCCGCAAGGCGGTAATGGACCTCAACCAGAGGATGCCGGCGCCCTTGAGCGGATCCTTGCTGCTGGAGATTCTCTTCAAGGTCGGATTTCTGGCCGACAAGGAGAAGGGCATCGCCCTGATGAACGCCGTGGTTGCCGAATCCGGAAGCGGCGCCTTCCGGCCCAAGGGTAAGTCGAGCCGGCGCCGCAGGCGCATCCTGATCACCGGCGTCCCCATCGGCCTGGGCAGCGAGAAGGTGGTCAAGATTGTCGAACAGGGCGGCGCCGACGTGGTGGCTTTCGAGAACTGTTCCGGATACAAACAGGCCTTTGAGGTGGACGAGAAGAAAGCGCCTATGGATGCCCTGGCCGAACAATACCTGGCCACGCCCTGTTCGGTGATGAGCCCCAATGCCGGCCGATTCACCCTTCTGGCGCAGATGATCACCGATTTTGCGGTGGACGGGGTCATCGACCTGACCTGGCAGGCCTGCCACACCTACAATGTTGAGGCGTATTGCATCAATACGTTCATCCAGGACAAATTCGGTTTTTCCAGCCTGCACCTGGAGACCGACTACGCAGAGAGCGACACCGAACAGCTGCGCGTGCGGATCGAGGCTTACTTGGAAATGCTTTAG
- a CDS encoding formate/nitrite transporter family protein, translated as MLVVIAGAELFTGNNLVVSTITWSAFLVKNLVPVTIGNVIGGAVFVGLGYWGAYLRPSK; from the coding sequence ATGCTGGTGGTCATCGCCGGCGCGGAGCTGTTTACCGGCAACAACCTCGTGGTCTCCACCATCACCTGGAGCGCCTTTTTGGTCAAAAACCTGGTTCCCGTGACCATCGGCAACGTTATCGGTGGGGCTGTGTTCGTCGGGCTCGGTTACTGGGGGGCGTACCTGCGACCTTCAAAATAG